In Phorcysia thermohydrogeniphila, the DNA window ATGATGGCCGTTAATCCAATCAAGTATCTAATTACCCCGAGAGTTTACACGACTGTCATAGCTGTTACAGTTCTCACGCTAATCTCTGACATCGTTGGTTATATCGGCGGGTACATCATCAGCATTTACCTGTTTGATGTTAATAAAACCCTTTACATGCGCTATACCGAAATCCTTGCGGAGATGGATGACGTTTACCATGGCCTGATAAAGGCGGCGATTTTCGGTTTCCTCATTGCGACCATAAGCTGTCTTTACGGGTACTCTACAAGGGGTGGTGCAAAGGGTGTTGGAGAGTCCACAACGAGGGCGGTTGTTACGTCTTCAATAGCGATTCTCATATTTGACTACCTGATAACCTACGTAATGAGGCTCTTTGACCTATGAAAGAGGCAATAGTTGTTGAAGATCTCAAAAAATCTTTCGGGACAAATGTTGTCCACGATGGGGTTTCTTTTACTGTTTACGACGGTGAGATCTTTGTCGTAATAGGGCCTTCGGGAACGGGTAAGAGTGTTCTCCTAAAGCAGATTGCGGGACTACTCAAGCCAGATTCTGGGAAAATCTACGTTTACGGAATGGATGTCCTGAATTTAAGTGGCGAGGAGTTTATAAGATTTCGGGAAACCTTAACTTACGTGTTCCAGAATGGAGCTCTCTTTGATTCCCTTCCCGTCTGGTACAACGTTGCCTTCTACCTTGTAGAGAAGAAGGGGATTAAAGAGAAGGAAGCTAGGGAGAAGGCTAAGTATTACCTATCTCTCCTTGGCCTTTCCGGAACGGAAGATTTGTACCCTTCAGAGCTCTCAGGCGGTATGAGAAAGAGGGTTGCCGTTGCGAGGGCTCTCTGTATGAACCCAAGGTGTATCCTCTTTGACGAGCCAACTTCCGGCCTTGACCCGGTTATGACGGCCGTTCTTGACAGGCTCATACTGAAACTGAAGAAGGAGTTTGGGAAGACCTGCGTTGTTGTCAGCCACGATATGACTAGCGCTTTTAGGATAGCTGACAGGATAGCGATTCTGTGGGGCGGTAAAGTTGTTGAGATAGGGACGCCTGAAGAAATAAAGAAGTCAGAAAACCCTGTCGTCAAACAGTTTATAAACGGTGAGCCTGATGGACCGATAACAGCGATGATGGAGCTATAAAGATGGGGAAGCTAACATTAGAGGCCAAAGTAGGGGCGTTTGTCATTCTGAGTTTTATAGGGATTGGCGTTATAGCTACAACTCTTGAACCTTTAAAGTTCAGAGGAGAAAGAGCTGACCAGCGTTATTTCCTTACGTTTAAAAACGTTGCAGGTCTTGAAAAGGACGCTCCCGTAAGGATTGCTGGCGTAACTGTTGGAAAGGTTTCAAGCGTAAATATGAAGGATGGAAAGGCAATAGTTGAAATCGTCTTCTTTAAACCTGTCAAGCTTTACGCCAACGCTAAAGCCCGTATAGAAACTATGGGACTGATGGGAGAGAAGTACATTGAGCTTGACCCCGGAAGTCCTGAAGCCCCAGAACTCCCGCCCGGCTCAAAGCTGGAGAATACGCAGGCTTCGGTCTCAATGGATGAGGTAATGACTTCTTTAAACGAGCTCATTGCCAAGTTTAACGGAGCTCTCCTTACACCGGACGGAAAGAACAGACTTGCCATTCTTATGGAAAGGATTACCCAGCTCTCTGAAAGCGTTGATAGAGCTGTTAACAACATTAATTCTTTGATTGAAGAGAACAGGAAGTCCATTGGGGAAATCGTTAAAAACCTTCTTGCCCTCTCTTCGGTGCTGAAGGAGGAACTTCCACAAGTGATGGACAACGTCAACACCTTGACAAGTCAACTTTCAGAGATCGCCTTAGAGAACAGGGAGGATATAAGGAAGACAGTTATTAACCTTAAACTACTGGCAGAGAGAGTTCCCAAGATAGTAGAAAGAATAGATGGCCTTGTGATAGGAGTTGAAAGGCTTCTGAACGAGCAGAACCTTCAGAATATAGATGAAGCTGTTGAGAACATGAAAGAGATATCGGCGGAGCTCAGAGAGCTCTTGGCAAAGGTGAATAAAGGGGAAGGAACTGTTGGTAAGCTCTTTAACGATGAGGAGCTCTATAATAGCCTTTCAAAAACTGCCAAGACCTTAGGGAAACTTGCCGACAAGTTTGAAGAGACAAGAACCTACATTGGTTTTAGGGGAGACGTAAACTTAAGGACTGGAGACAGCAGAGGAGTCTTCTCGCTAAAAATAGTTCCTTCGGCTGACCACTACTACCTCCTTGAAGTTGTGGGTGACTCACAAGGTAAGCTTGATAGGAAAACCTACTACATTAACTACGGCAGTTCGGTTGAGAAGCGAGAGGAGTTGGAAACCGATTACAGGACCGAATTTACTTTACAGTATGCGAGGGTCTTTGAGGACAGGTGGATACATCCCGGAGGGAAGTTTGTCTTAAGGGGCGGCCTAAAAGAGAGTACCGGCGGTGTTGGACTGGACTACCTTTACAGCGATAGGCTTACCTTTTTCTCTGACCTTTGGGATACCGGCAGGAAGGATAAAAACGGCGAGGATATTGAGCCTCACCTGAGGGTAGGAATTAAGTATAGGCTTGGTGACAACTGGTTTATCTACGGCGGAGGAGATGAGCTCCTCTACAGTAAGTGGAGAGGGTTTTTCGTTGGAGCGGGAGTTATGTTTGGAGATGACGACATTAAATACCTTCTTGGGTCTCTTCCCGGAGGTATAAAGTGATAGTGGTAATAGACTACGGTATGGGAAACCTGCGTAGCGTGAGCAAGGCATTAGAGTTTGTAGGGGCAGAGGTTGTTGTTACAGACGACCCTAAGAAGCTAAAACGTGCAAGTGGGCTTGTCCTTCCCGGCGTTGGAGCTTTTAGGGATGCCGTTCGTAACCTGAAAGAAAGAGGACTTTGGGAGGGTATAGTAGAGGAGGTTGAAAAAGGAAAGCCACTCCTTGGAATCTGCCTTGGGCTTCAGCTCCTCTTTGAAAAGAGTTACGAGTTTGGAGAGACAGAGGGTTTTGGCTTTATAGAGGGGGAAGTTGTTAGGTTTGAGCTTCCAAAGGAATTTAAAATCCCCCATATGGGCTGGAATCAGGTTTACGTGAAGAAGGAGTCGGAGCTCCTAAAAGGCATAAGAGAAGGAGAGTTCTTCTACTTTGTTCACTCCTACTACGTAAAGCCCCGCAGTGAATCTGTAAAGCTTACCGAGACCGATTACGGTATTTACTTTACGTCTGCCGTTGAGAAGGACAACATTTTTGCAACCCAGTTTCATCCAGAAAAAAGTCAAAAGGCTGGCTTAAAGCTCCTAAAGAACTTCTGTGAAATTGTTAGGAAAAGCTGAGGATGGGGGGTATAGAATGAAAAAGCTTAGGGCTGGTTTCACTCTCATAGAGCTCATGATTGTAATCGTTATACTCGGTCTCCTCGCTGCTTTGGTCGCTCCAAAGTTCTTAAAGAGTGGAGAGGAAGCAAAGGTTACGACGACTCAGGTTCAGATGAAGAACGTTGAACAGGCGTTAAAGCTCTATAAACTTCACAACTCCGTTTACCCTACGACTGAGCAGGGCTTAAAAGCACTTGTTGAAAAGCCTGAAACGGAGCCCGTTCCCAAGAACTGGAAAGGGCCTTACATGGATGAAGTCCCGAAGGACGCTTGGGGCAACGAGTTTATTTACATTTCTGATGGCAAACATTTTACCCTTATCTCTCCCGGCCCTGACGGTGAAGAGGGAACAGAGGACGACATAAAGGTGAGCAAGTAATGGTTATATACGGCGTTAACCCTGTAGCTGAGGCGGTAAGGGCTGGATATCCCATCCTTAAGGTTTTTATTGAGGAAGGTTTTAAGGACAGGGAAAAGGTTCTTCCCCTCCTTAAAAAGAGGGGCGTTAAGGTTGTAAAGGCCGGTAAGAAGAAACTATTGGCCTTGGCAAAGACTGAAAAGCATCAGGGAATAGTTGCTGTTGTCTCCCCAGTAGAGCCTGCAGACTTTGGGGAGCTCCTTGACATGACGATTTCAACTAATGGCTGTCTCCTCTTCCTTGACAGGATAGAGGACCCCCACAACCTTGGGGCAATCTTCCGCTCTGCCGACGCCTTTGGAGTTACTGGAATTGTCCTACCGAAGGATAGGAGTGCCAGCATTACAGAAACCGTCGTTAAGGCATCAACGGGAGCTGTTTTCTATGTTCCCTTTGCCGTTGTTGGGAGTTTTGTCAACGCCCTTAGGGAGTTTAAGGAGGCAGGGGGCTGGCTCATTGGACTTGAGGCCGGTGGGAAGAGCGTAGCTTCCTACCAGTTCCCTTTTCCCCTCGGGCTTGTAGCCGGTTCTGAAGGAAAGGGAATTTCAAGGAGCGCCCTAAAACAGCTTGATGATGTTGTCTCTATTCCAATGAGGGGACACGTTAATTCCCTCAACGTCTCTAATGCTGTAGCGATAGGATTATATTTAGTATCCCAACAACAAGGCACTTGAAGGAGGAAAGATGGAAAACCTTAAGGGAAAACTCGTTTTTATTCAGACGGCAGGTGGAGATAGCGTTATACCCTCTTCTGGGATTATTGGCGTTATTGAGGATGTTACGCCGGAGTACGTGAAGCTAAAGGATGCAGGTGTCTTTGCTCTCCTTCCAACGACAAAGGGAGCTCAGGCGACGATTATGCCCTTAGACCCAACTGCAAATGAGCCGGTTGAGGCCTACATACTGAAAAGCCAGATAGTTGCAATTATTCCTGTTGGTGACAGGTCAAGGCTTAAGGAGTTCCACCAGCAGTTTAAGGCGGCAGCTGCCGGAATAGAGCTTGCCTCTCCGGGCTCTATAGACCTTTCAAAGATAAAGGAGTTTCCAAAAGGTGGTGGTAAAGGAGGATTATCCCTTACGTGAAAGGTGAGGATATCCTCTTTTCAATCCCCTTCCCGGTTGCCATAACCGACGGGGAGGGGAGGATTACTAACGTCAACCAGAAGTTTGAGATACTCGTAAACAGGTCGTTTAAGTACCTTGAAGGAAAGAAACTCTCTTCCTTTTTCAGGAGAGCTCCCGATATAGATAGAAAAATATCAGAGGCTTTTTCTAACCTCGTTGAAGTTTTAGGTTTTAAGGACGGCCAATACTTCTTGAACTTTGCTCCCTTTTTTATTTCCTCAGAGGTAAAAGGGGTCATAGTTGTCGTTCAGCCAGCTCCAGAGAGTCCCTTTGAGAAGGACATAGTTGCCTTCCTTAAGGGGCTTTCCCACGAGATAAGGAATCCTCTAAGTGGGATAAAGGGAGCTGCGAAGTGTTTAAAGGAGCTTAAGCTCTATGACGAGGAACTTGTGTCTGTCCTTATAGAGGAGACGGAGCGTATAGAGAGGCTGTTAAATAACGTCGTTAAGAGCTTTGACTTTTCGGTTCTGAACTTAAAAGAGGTGAATATCCATAAGATTATTCAGTTGGTCGTTAAGCTCTTTGAGGCTGAGTTGAGGGAGAGTGGCGTTAACGTTGTGTACGACTTTGACCCCTCTCTCCCGGAGATTCTACTTGACCCTGATAGAATCACTCAGGCCCTCATTAACGTCTTTAAGAATGCTCTTGAAGCAGTTACGGAGTCTTCCAGAAAGGAGGTAAGGATAGAGACAGGTTACGCTATTCATCCCTCTGGATTCATATTTATAAGGGTCAAAGATTCGGGTGTTGGTATGAGCGAGGAAGAGCTTGCCAACCTGTTTCTTCCCTTCTACACCACAAAGGAAAAGGGAAGTGGTCTTGGAGCTTTTATTACTAACGAGATAGTGAGAAGGCACGGTGGAGAGATAAGAGTAAAGAGCGAGAAAGGGAAGGGCACGGAAGTAACAATACTTTTGCCGATGAAGAGGAGTGATGGCAAGGATACTAATAGCCGATGATGAAAGGAGCATAAGGTTAGTACTCAGGAAGTACCTCCAGTCTCAGGGGCACGAGGTTCTTGAGGTTGAGGACGGCCAGAGGGCTTTGGAGATTTTAAAGAGCTCTCCAGTTGACGTTGCCTTTGTTGACATAAAAATGCCGGCTAAGAGTGGCTTAGAGATACTGGACGAGGTTAAAGAGGTTCCCATAGTAATCCTTACCGCCTACGGGACTATGGACTACACCGTTTCTGCAATGGAAAAGGGTGCTGTTGACTACATAACAAAGCCTTTTTCCTTTGAAGAGATAAAGGAGATTCTGGATAAGGTTCTCTCTTCCCACTCTCAAGGGGTGGAAACGGCTGAGGCTTCCGAGGAGATAGTCGGAACGAGCCGTAAAATGCAGGAGGTCTTTAAACTTGTAGGTAGGGTAGCCAAGAGCGACGTTACTGTTTTAATAACCGGTGAAAGTGGCACTGGGAAAGAGCTGATAGCCAAGGCCATTCATAAGTATTCGGACAGAAAAGACAAGCCCTTCCTCGCCGTTAACTGTGCTGCTCTTCCGCCTAACCTCCTTGAGGCGGAGCTCTTTGGCTATGAGAGAGGAGCCTTCACAGGGGCAGTCTCCTCAAAGAAGGGACTTTTTGAGCAGGCAAATGGAGGGACGCTCTTCCTTGACGAGATAGGGGAGCTCCCCTTGGAACTCCAAGCAAAGCTTTTAAGGGTTCTTCAAGAGAAGGAAATTCGCAGAATTGGCGGGGAAAGAACCATAAAAGTTGACGTAAGGATAGTTGCGGCAACAAACAGAAACCTTGAGGAAGAGGTCAAGAAAGGAAACTTTAGAGAAGACCTTTTCTTCCGGCTTAACGTAGTAACGATAGAGCTCCCCCCTCTTAGAGAGAGGAGGGAGGACATCATACCCCTTGCGCTCTACTTTATCAGGAAGTTTTCAAGGGAGTTCAAGCTGCCGGTTAAGGAGCTTACAGAGAGGGCAGTTGAATGGCTCATGAGCTACGAGTTTCCGGGAAACGTAAGGGAGCTTGAAAACATGATACTGAGGGCTATGATTGTTTCTCCTACTAACGTTATAGACGTTGAGGACCTTAAACCTTCTCTAACTTCCCGAAAGACTCCCTCCTTTGAGGAGGCGATAAAGAACTTTGTCGTTGAAGTTTTTACCTTGGAGCAGAAAGAAAAGAGCAACCTTTACGAGCTCGTTGTAAAGAGTGCAGAGAAGATACTGATTTCGGAAGTACTACGTTTCTGTGGCTTTAACCAGCAAAGGGCAGCTTCTGTTCTCGGCATCCACAGGAACACTCTTAGGAGGAAGATAAAGGAGTTCGGAATAGAAGTGGGAAAGGATTGATGTATCTCAATTTCTTTTCATCGTAGTATGTTTATATTAAACTTTGAAGCTTTTAAGAACGTTATACCTATTCTGAAGTTCGGAAGGTCTGATGAATGAAGTACCCCTTTGGTAAGGACAGGAAGGGCAGGATAATACTATGTCAGGATGGTTCTCCCTTTCTTCCTCAGTATCCCGGGGGAATAGACCCCTCCCGGTGTACTGGGTGCAGGGAGTGCGTGGAGGTATGCCCGCAAGGGTGTATAGAACTTCAGGAGATAGAAGGAAAACAGGTAGCAGTTTTAATTAGTTTGGATTTTTGCATAGGCGACGGAATATGCAAGATGATCTGTCCTGAGGATGCTTTCTTGTGAGGTATCGGTTGCTCCTCCAGTTTGGAGGATATAGAGGTTAGGATAGAGGACCTGATTTCTGATGCTGATGGTAACTACGCCTACCTTACGTTTGGTGGTCACCTTTATACTCCTTTTTTCCTTGAAACGATAGATAGGGAAAAGTGTCAGAACTGTGAACGTTGCCTACAGATGTGCGATACCCGTGGAATTGATGATGACGGTAACGTTGTTCCGGCCTTTCCTGAAATCTGTAGCGGCTGTATGCACTGCGTAAATGCTTGTCCTTCACAGAGCGTAAAAGTGCGTCCCATTCCCCTTCAGGAAATGATAAAGAGAGTAAAAGCACGGATGAAAAACAAGTAATCTTATTTACACACCTTGAATTTTATCCCTAACCAAACGGCCGTTTTCCTTAAATCTGGATGACCGTTAAGGAGGAGACTTAACTCTTTCAACGAGATTGGAAGAACGGGGTAAGCTATCAGCTCAATGCAGTGAGGGTTTTCTATG includes these proteins:
- a CDS encoding MlaD family protein, which produces MGKLTLEAKVGAFVILSFIGIGVIATTLEPLKFRGERADQRYFLTFKNVAGLEKDAPVRIAGVTVGKVSSVNMKDGKAIVEIVFFKPVKLYANAKARIETMGLMGEKYIELDPGSPEAPELPPGSKLENTQASVSMDEVMTSLNELIAKFNGALLTPDGKNRLAILMERITQLSESVDRAVNNINSLIEENRKSIGEIVKNLLALSSVLKEELPQVMDNVNTLTSQLSEIALENREDIRKTVINLKLLAERVPKIVERIDGLVIGVERLLNEQNLQNIDEAVENMKEISAELRELLAKVNKGEGTVGKLFNDEELYNSLSKTAKTLGKLADKFEETRTYIGFRGDVNLRTGDSRGVFSLKIVPSADHYYLLEVVGDSQGKLDRKTYYINYGSSVEKREELETDYRTEFTLQYARVFEDRWIHPGGKFVLRGGLKESTGGVGLDYLYSDRLTFFSDLWDTGRKDKNGEDIEPHLRVGIKYRLGDNWFIYGGGDELLYSKWRGFFVGAGVMFGDDDIKYLLGSLPGGIK
- a CDS encoding 4Fe-4S binding protein produces the protein MKYPFGKDRKGRIILCQDGSPFLPQYPGGIDPSRCTGCRECVEVCPQGCIELQEIEGKQVAVLISLDFCIGDGICKMICPEDAFL
- the rlmB gene encoding 23S rRNA (guanosine(2251)-2'-O)-methyltransferase RlmB, yielding MVIYGVNPVAEAVRAGYPILKVFIEEGFKDREKVLPLLKKRGVKVVKAGKKKLLALAKTEKHQGIVAVVSPVEPADFGELLDMTISTNGCLLFLDRIEDPHNLGAIFRSADAFGVTGIVLPKDRSASITETVVKASTGAVFYVPFAVVGSFVNALREFKEAGGWLIGLEAGGKSVASYQFPFPLGLVAGSEGKGISRSALKQLDDVVSIPMRGHVNSLNVSNAVAIGLYLVSQQQGT
- a CDS encoding ATP-binding protein, with the protein product MEDIEVRIEDLISDADGNYAYLTFGGHLYTPFFLETIDREKCQNCERCLQMCDTRGIDDDGNVVPAFPEICSGCMHCVNACPSQSVKVRPIPLQEMIKRVKARMKNK
- the hisH gene encoding imidazole glycerol phosphate synthase subunit HisH, which gives rise to MIVVIDYGMGNLRSVSKALEFVGAEVVVTDDPKKLKRASGLVLPGVGAFRDAVRNLKERGLWEGIVEEVEKGKPLLGICLGLQLLFEKSYEFGETEGFGFIEGEVVRFELPKEFKIPHMGWNQVYVKKESELLKGIREGEFFYFVHSYYVKPRSESVKLTETDYGIYFTSAVEKDNIFATQFHPEKSQKAGLKLLKNFCEIVRKS
- the gspG gene encoding type II secretion system major pseudopilin GspG, whose protein sequence is MKKLRAGFTLIELMIVIVILGLLAALVAPKFLKSGEEAKVTTTQVQMKNVEQALKLYKLHNSVYPTTEQGLKALVEKPETEPVPKNWKGPYMDEVPKDAWGNEFIYISDGKHFTLISPGPDGEEGTEDDIKVSK
- a CDS encoding ABC transporter ATP-binding protein — protein: MKEAIVVEDLKKSFGTNVVHDGVSFTVYDGEIFVVIGPSGTGKSVLLKQIAGLLKPDSGKIYVYGMDVLNLSGEEFIRFRETLTYVFQNGALFDSLPVWYNVAFYLVEKKGIKEKEAREKAKYYLSLLGLSGTEDLYPSELSGGMRKRVAVARALCMNPRCILFDEPTSGLDPVMTAVLDRLILKLKKEFGKTCVVVSHDMTSAFRIADRIAILWGGKVVEIGTPEEIKKSENPVVKQFINGEPDGPITAMMEL
- a CDS encoding two-component system sensor histidine kinase NtrB, which encodes MKGEDILFSIPFPVAITDGEGRITNVNQKFEILVNRSFKYLEGKKLSSFFRRAPDIDRKISEAFSNLVEVLGFKDGQYFLNFAPFFISSEVKGVIVVVQPAPESPFEKDIVAFLKGLSHEIRNPLSGIKGAAKCLKELKLYDEELVSVLIEETERIERLLNNVVKSFDFSVLNLKEVNIHKIIQLVVKLFEAELRESGVNVVYDFDPSLPEILLDPDRITQALINVFKNALEAVTESSRKEVRIETGYAIHPSGFIFIRVKDSGVGMSEEELANLFLPFYTTKEKGSGLGAFITNEIVRRHGGEIRVKSEKGKGTEVTILLPMKRSDGKDTNSR
- a CDS encoding sigma-54-dependent transcriptional regulator, yielding MARILIADDERSIRLVLRKYLQSQGHEVLEVEDGQRALEILKSSPVDVAFVDIKMPAKSGLEILDEVKEVPIVILTAYGTMDYTVSAMEKGAVDYITKPFSFEEIKEILDKVLSSHSQGVETAEASEEIVGTSRKMQEVFKLVGRVAKSDVTVLITGESGTGKELIAKAIHKYSDRKDKPFLAVNCAALPPNLLEAELFGYERGAFTGAVSSKKGLFEQANGGTLFLDEIGELPLELQAKLLRVLQEKEIRRIGGERTIKVDVRIVAATNRNLEEEVKKGNFREDLFFRLNVVTIELPPLRERREDIIPLALYFIRKFSREFKLPVKELTERAVEWLMSYEFPGNVRELENMILRAMIVSPTNVIDVEDLKPSLTSRKTPSFEEAIKNFVVEVFTLEQKEKSNLYELVVKSAEKILISEVLRFCGFNQQRAASVLGIHRNTLRRKIKEFGIEVGKD